In Taeniopygia guttata chromosome 6, bTaeGut7.mat, whole genome shotgun sequence, the genomic stretch TTTCTTCAGTATATATGTACACCAGTCATAATTTGGTTCTCATGGTTACTATCAGTCCAGTGCAGTTGCAAAGAACCAAATTTAATTCAGCtagattgtttttttttagtgcaaGTTTTCCTTAGGTAGCCTTAGTTAGGTGAAAAGCATTGTGGGTTAGGGGACATTGAGCTAAGAACTATTTTTACACTGTCAATTTTGGGAGCAGGACAGTATTTAGTAAAAGTAATGGGAATCTTAATAACTAGGATAAGCACAtaagagggaaaaggagaaatatattttgctaCTCTACCAGTGCTTTTGTATAGCATTCCTGTCAAGGTTCCAGCAGCTATGGTGTTCAGATCATCTTCTGCACCTCGTGTTTTTTCAATGATGACTCCAAATGCACTGTAAAGTAGAGctgggggggaaaagaaaaaattaaataactttACTTGGTTTGAGGCCCAAAACTTAGAATCCAGGCTTGGTATAGCTATTTAGATTATGCTTCTGAAGAacagatttttctgctttctattTGAAGGGAATCCTCTGCAAAATCCTATCTTTGGTGTTTCTTTTCCAAATCTCTTCCTGTATAGCTATTTCTTCTTTCTCGAGCTATAGTTTGGTTATAAAGTAGCATTCTTCATGACAATATGTGTTATAAAGCACTGACTGAAGTTTAAGCCTATTTTGCTAGCTTGAATTTGTTTGAAAATTCAGTGTTTAAATTTGTACTGGCAGTTTCATACAGTCCTCAGTGGATGACATGAAACTAAACCCAGCACTTTCTAGGTTGAAAAAATTGCTGTCCACGTGTGACAGTGATGAAATGTGAGTTAAATTCAGCATTCAGATCAGGCTACCAAGAGCTGGAGAACAATGGGCTAtgtttctttgaaaaattactATTAGAATGCTTAGGATTTGACATTTACAGCTATTTCACCTCTGCTTGTGCATAAAATCTTTATGCCCAGAGGGGCTTTTGCTTTGGGATAACTTTAGGGACTGTCCTGGAAAGGACTAGAAAGAGAAATGCGTGGGCTTTCTAGCATGGATTCATTTATCATATATACATTTTGATGAAAGGAAAAGCCCCCCCACCCTATCCTCATGCCTCATGATATACTCATATTTCATGCTGGCAAAGAATAGTGGAGTATGTCATCATTTTGAAGTGATAAGACAATGCCATTTAATTTGTTCCTTGCCCTCCAAGAATTTGAAATCTTTCCTTCCAGTAAATCCTTCATAAGCAACCATAATAATGTCAATGAGTTAACAGCAGCATTGCTCTCCATTCAGCACAAGCAAGGGTATTTCAGTTTGTCTTAGCAGCAAGTAGATTAACAAtaagggaaggaaaagctgaaTTCAACACAGTTTTTTAAACAGTTCCACACAGATGTTGCCTCTCTCTTCAGGAACAGAATGACAAAAATTGTCAATAGTGACAGAAAGAATCTCTGAGATACAGAAAGGCTGCACAGGTGAAGTAagatgcaaaaataattctgttccTTGAAAGGCATTTCTCTGGTAGCTAGGACAAGACAGAGGTCTACCAGAGTACCGAATATAAAGTTCTGCTTAACCCTGTGATTTTGGAGGCCatattttgtaagaaaaatggCAATTTGTTACTGGAACGCACAAACATTTTCTTGAGTAATCTTTCTTcaaacacagctgaaaaaacCTGTTAATGTGTCACTTAAACTGAAACCTTGAACTGCAGCGTGCCTGCATCTCAGTTCTCAGACATGTTTTCGTTAGActtggaacaaaaaaaaaaaaaaaaaaatccaaacaagaAATGGCCCAATAAAATTCAGCAGGCAACATGCATTTCTTATAGAAAAAGTGCCTTTCCTGCTGCAGTTCAGAATCCTCCCTCTAATTGTGGCCTCCATACAATGCCTCAAATGCTACTGCCTAAATTAAATCTGCTCTTCAGAAATAAGACTGAAATAAATGTCATACATGTGACTTAGCATATACTTTGATGCATTTCTCAAAAGTCAAGAAGATGTAGACTGGGTTATAACATAATGTAGTCTCTGATTTAAATATTGCTAACTTCAACTACAACTTTGTAGGACAACAAGTTCcatcattatttttcttcaaaataatttaatcaatTTTGGATTTCTCCTTCTAAAGTTACTGcattagttttcattttttaagatTGTGGAAGACTGGgggaaggtaaaaaaaaatttgtaatcTCTAGggaattatttatttcactgaCTTTTATGAAATAATCTTAGTTTTTCTGAGGCAATCTAtgtcattttattttacagccCACTCCCACCCAAATCTGAGTTTATAGAAGTTTTTTTCTCATACATCAGGCTATTggtcatttttttctctctttttttctaacTCACATTAGTTATAAACAACATTTAGGCTTAGAGTCAGTGGTATCACGTGTGATTTTTCTTGCTAATGTACCATCATTTAAAGGATAAATCTTTATACTGACTACCACATTTCTTCTTCACATAAACATTAGACAGTTGATCACATGACCACAAAGTCTCAGGGTAGGTTATTAaagttatttcagaaatattaaattatattttttgccttaagttttaatttaattggAATTAATTAACAAGTAAACATTATCTGTAATTTCTAGTTATTTCTGATATAGCTAGAGTTTGTTTATAACATAGTAAAAAATTTGGCTTTTACTCAAAGGCTTTTGGCTTCTTATGCTGTAAATCCTATTTTAGcctttaatttccattttcatgtCTACTGAAATACCCTCAAGccctcaaaggaaaaaaaatgctctttttcCTGATGgatttaataatgaaaatttaGAGAACACTCTCATTCAGATAAtacacaaatacattttcttaattACACCTTTAAGGTCTTTCCCTGTGAAGGAATGACTTTACTTACCCAGTGATCCCAGAGTGTTTGCCCATAACGCTCCTTGCCGTGTCACCATATTTAGAATTCTGTAAAGGAATTAAAGAGGTATGAAAACCTTTAGCACTCTGTGTTTACATCGAGGCAGTGTTTATGACAGTAGGGCTTGTGTGTTTACACTATATATGTGCTTAACAAAACTGCAATGATGAACTAAAAGCTTTTGAAAGCAAATATTCAGTCCTACCAAGCCttaagaaaatttttttctcttttcaaggCAAACTTGACCCTCTCCAAGATTcaaattttttcccttcaaatgaCTTTCTAACCTGAGTTGTCCTTCCTTACATGGTGACTACACACAGCTCCAGGAGTAACTGACACACTTATGCAGACTTAGCTGGGTAAAACATCTCCAAGAAAGCTTCAGTGCTCTTCTGCAAGGACCATGTGTCAGGGAGCGTGGGGATGCCTGAGCAAGTGGTGTGGGCCAAAAAGCAAGTCTGGACTGCAGTAAGtcaggaagggaagagaaagtCCCTTACAATCCCACCTGCCCACCCAGCACAAGGCCAAgaggtgtgtctgtgtgtagGCTTCCAGACTAGCaccaaaggggaaaagagaaccTTTAGTgcactctcagggaagcacaatGCCACTTCTTGCTGGTACCAGCTGTCTCCAGAAcggtgacagcagcagccagaagaAATGACTGATCTTTATCTCCCAGCAGTGTAACACTATCACAGGCATGGTATTGCTCTGGACAGCTGACTACCACTGGAACTTAGTTCAGCATTTAATGTCTGACACTTTCATTGCTTTATGTTCCATCtgctttaattttctgttgttttttctttttttataattttcattaaGACACAGGTCTTACTGAATATGGTTAGACAATGAACTAAACAGTAATTgaacatttcattttgaaacaagaggaaaaaaaatctaagaaacTAGGATATTGACAACCTCTCCTTAATTACAACCCCCACCTTTTAACTTTATATTTATTCTGAATTGATAAGAGAATCAGTAATTCTAACAACCATGGCATACTGTGAGGTACTTGATGACAGGTGAGtaacagcaaaattaaaattcattaaGAAATAAATCTGTGTACATTAAGGATAAATTTGGACAAAATCTAGCTAAGAAAGTCTGTTCTCTGCACCTGATGAGGGAAAACCAGAACTTAATGCACTGTTGGAAGGTGATGACCTTCAGCAGACCTTTGCCTTGCAGAGCCAGGATAGGAGCAGCATGTGCACTGACTGCCACCTCCTGGGCTTGACCTGCCAAGGCTCGTGCTTAACATCACAGCTTTCTCCAACTCTGCTCATTCCAAACCCTAAAATACAATTCTGTTCATCTAGAGAATCATGAAAGACTCATAATTATAGTGGTGAATATTTTGATAAAGAAGGGGATGAATAATAGAAACAATTTATAAAGGAGCAATTCCAATATAAACCGCACCAGGAAATATTAAATTACTCTTCTAAAATTCCCTTGCTCCAAAGTATTCTGGGAGTAAAAATTTCCCATGCTTTCCCCCAGTTATTCTGTTCCTCTGGTCCCCAGTGTCTCTTTCACTTAGGTTTTCCTACAACTATATCTAAGCTGCCATTATTTTAAGAAGAGGCATCCTGTTGAAACAAATATTCCTGTCTTTGCTGCGTTCTTTCAAACAATCAGGTAAGGCAAAAACACAGCACTGTCATGGGTGCTCCTGGATGCCATAACCCAGACCAGCTCCCCTCTGCAATGCCTGCTCAGCAGCATGCACCAATGTCATCCCTAATGCAAATCCAGGCCCAGCTCTGCATTTCAATCTTTTCCTGCTTGTGAAAAGCTTGGGAAAGAAGGGAGACTTGTGCTCAGATAAattacaacaaaaaaaccctgaaagtAAACACTACTGCTTCTGGGAATATTTCTACATATAAAAATTGCTTTGACTTTGAACTAGATTTTTAGTAAACATCAAAGTAGTAATTATTTCTCAAATATTTAAGGTAAGTCACAGGACACACCAATTGTGactaaataaaaagcaaaaaggtTGAACTTAACATCACTGTAATTAACAACATGTAATAACTTGGTCAAGACAAATACTGACTCCCATTTGTCcccactaaagaaaaaaaaacccaaaccatatATTTTTGCAGTATATTCAGATCTAACCTTGTATAAAGTGGAAGAAACAACTCTGTCACTaagaagtacattttttttagaTGGAACACTTACTGTACATTTCTAGGTTTTGACCATGCCATATTCTGTGTTTCCTTCAAGCCAAGTCTCAAACCATTCAGTGCACCAAATGCTGCCCCTAGTTGGAATAATATCAATTATTactttttaagaagaaaaagaataaacaatAATAGCAGCAAATACTGAGAACAGAATTCAgtgtataaaataaaatcaagtatCTCTTTACTTAATGCTAGAACAGACAATGTCTTGCAGAACAAGACATTTACAATCTCATCCATCACTGTAGTGCATAGGTGTTACCTGGACAGCTGGGAAAAGTGAAAATCACAACCACCTACCGGTCATACAACATCCTCCAATGGTAAAAAAGGCCAGCTCAAATCTGCCTCGAGTTTTGTTGGCTCCTGTGGGCAAGATAAACTCATCTGTATCctgggggaaaacaaaaacaaatgcttttgtattttccaAGTCTAGTTCAAAATGTAAGCaatattcattttttctttaatccatGCAATAGACTCTAAACATGGATATATatttctggaaaattcttgCCTACAGTAGCACAGAGGTGGAATAAACTATGTGTATACTGTATTAAGCATGAAAAAGGACTGTAAAAAGTTCCATTTACtgagtgcttttttttttccccctagctGTGCTAACTTTTTATAAATTACATCAGTCAGCCAAGGAGCTCATACTGTGTGGgttgttggttgtttttgtttttaatgactATTTGCTTAATTACTAATTACATCTTGCAGCAGGCAACACAAGCCTTCTAAAAACATTCCTGTTGTCTGATTACACATCACTGTTTCCTCACTGAGCAACCCAGTCTGATACAATAATGCATTTGTTTCCCACTACGCTGATACCTCTTTTCATAAAAGGCAGTTTTTATTTAGTATTTCCTTGCACTGAAACAAGTGACCTATTTTAAGCATGTGAAGAACGCAAGGAATACACTCACAACTAATGATGATCAGGCATGAAATCTGTGAGCTTGGTTAATTTTTCACTTGTCCATCTTTTTCCCACAGGGAAAGGCTTGTGTTCTTGCAAATCAGTGGTCTAAAAAGCTAGAGAAATAGCCTAGAGAAACTGGCATATGTGTAGAGATAAGGTGTACCAAGGCACTTCTTCATTAGGAGACACTGAAGACGCCTGTTGTTGTTAAGGTGCTAAAGCAGCAGAGCTCTTTTAAGCTTCTGTGCTTTCCAGCCACAGTATTATCCACCCCTACTGATGCATGACTCCAACAGCTGGAGGCCTAAGGAAATATTCTAAGGGGTTTTACTGGCCCACACTTGACACTGAATGTGAATGACAATATAGAAAAAATAGCTCCTAAAACTGTGAATAGTCCTATCAATAAAATAAACCTACAATATGGTTTCTATCTTCTTTGTAACTAGATAGTTGGACAAATCCAGTGTTCACACAAGTTAGCAGTTTCTAACAGTTTTCACTactgtccccaaagccaagATGAAGCAATCCTTGTCCAGGTAACATCTAAGTTTCTAGAGGCAACTTCAAAAGCCCATCCTCTAAGCTTCTGCCAAAGGGTGACATGGAAATTTATAACACCTGTTacctgctgcaggcagaaaaCAGCTTGTTCCATGCCTGCATTCACAGACCAACCAAAAATGGGGGCTTAAAGTAATGAGTGTACCATATGTTATTATGGGAAGACCTCTTATATTCTGAAATATTAGCTGTGTCTTTTTCCTTCAGTATTTGGAGTCCTAGGAACCTGTGGAGACTGTTTAGTGCAACCCTCATTGCTAAAAGAAGGGTCAGTCAGTGCT encodes the following:
- the LOC100221217 gene encoding mitochondrial import inner membrane translocase subunit Tim23 — translated: MEGGGNSKGTGLGGLFGAGGLGYSHADLAGVPLTGMSPLSPYLNLDPKYLVQDTDEFILPTGANKTRGRFELAFFTIGGCCMTGAAFGALNGLRLGLKETQNMAWSKPRNVQILNMVTRQGALWANTLGSLALLYSAFGVIIEKTRGAEDDLNTIAAGTLTGMLYKSTGGVRGIARGGIAGLTLTGLYALYNNWEHMKGSLARQSL